From Etheostoma cragini isolate CJK2018 chromosome 1, CSU_Ecrag_1.0, whole genome shotgun sequence, a single genomic window includes:
- the LOC117955885 gene encoding involucrin-like, with the protein MASSSFTCQSTRQETGTFNTVIPAELIAKLGDLGINTSTCNWILDFLTNRPQKVRSGSNCSRSITLNTGVPQGCVLSPFLFSLFTSDCKPAYESNSIIKFADDTTVIDLISTNDETAYRVEIQDLATWGTGNNQLANTTKTKELIVDFRKESRGTHNTIHINGMAVEGVSSYHYPPPLGLHYPPSLGLHYPHHWDSTTRITGTPLPCQEAELLKHLAGRREHEREVAQKAQTKERQEHRADADKQQRQMHLNASPDRQQMHLNASPEKQQMHLNASSERQQMHLNASSERQQMHLNASPETQHMHLNASLEKQQMHLNASPDKQQMHLNASPEKKTMHLNASPEKKQMHLNASPERQQMHLNASPETQQMHLNASSEVQQMHLNASSEKQQMHLNASSEKQQMHLNASSEKQQMQLNASPEKQQMHLNASPEKKQMHLNASSERQQMHLNASPETQQMHLNASSEKQQMHLNASLERQQEEDKHSVEVS; encoded by the exons ATGGCGTCTTCCAGCTTCACCTGTCAATCAACacgacaggaaacaggaa CATTCAACACCGTCATCCCGGCTGAGTTAATAGCCAAACTTGGAGACCTGGGCATCAACACCTCCACGTGCAACTGGATTTTGGACTTTCTGACCAACAGACCCCAGAAGGTTCGATCAGGCTCCAACTGCTCCAGGTCCATCACACTCAACACTGGTGTACCACAGGGCTGTGTGCTAAGCCCgtttctcttctccctcttcaCCTCCGACTGCAAGCCTGCGTATGAATCTAATTCCATCATCAAGTTTGCGGACGACACTACGGTGATTGATCTCATCAGCACCAACGATGAGACTGCCTATAGGGTGGAGATCCAGGACCTGGCCACATGGGGCACTGGAAATAACCAGCTCGCCAACACCACCAAAACCAAGGAGCTCATCGTGGACTTCAGAAAGGAGTCAAGAGGCACACACAACACCATCCACATCAATGGAATGGCTGTTGAGGGTGTCTCCAGTTACCACTACCCGCCACCACTGGGACTCCACTACCCCCCATCACTGGGACTCCACTACCCGCATCACTGGGACTCCACTACCCGCATCACTGGGACTCCACTACCC tgTCAGGAGGCGGAGCTGCTGAAGCATCTCGCCGGGCGGAGGGAGCACGAGCGTGAAGTGGCTCAGAAAGCTCAGACCAAAGAACGCCAGGAGCATCGGGCCGACGCTGACAAGCAGCAACGGCAGATGCACCTGAACGCCTCACCGGACAGACAGCAGATGCACCTGAACGCCTCACCGGAGAAACAACAGATGCATCTGAACGCCTCATCTGAGAGACAGCAGATGCACCTGAACGCCTCATCTGAGAGACAGCAGATGCACCTGAACGCTTCACCAGAGACACAGCATATGCACCTGAACGCCTCATTGGAGAAACAGCAGATGCACCTGAATGCCTCACCGGATAAACAGCAGATGCACCTGAACGCCTCACCGGAGAAAAAAACGATGCACCTGAACGCCTCACCGGAGAAAAAACAGATGCACCTGAACGCATCGCCTGAGAGACAGCAGATGCACCTGAACGCCTCACCAGAGACACAGCAGATGCACCTGAACGCCTCATCTGAGGTACAGCAGATGCACCTAAACGCCTCATCTGAGAAACAGCAGATGCACCTGAACGCCTCATCGGAGAAACAGCAGATGCACCTGAACGCCTCATCGGAGAAACAGCAGATGCAACTGAATGCCTCACCGGAGAAACAGCAGATGCACCTGAACGCCTCACCGGAGAAAAAACAGATGCACCTGAACGCCTCGAGTGAGAGACAGCAGATGCACCTGAACGCCTCACCAGAGACACAGCAGATGCACCTGAACGCCTCATCTGAGAAACAGCAGATGCACCTGAACGCCTCACTGGAGAGACAGCAGGAGGAG gACAAGCACAGTGTGGAG GTGTCCTGA
- the gtf2a2 gene encoding transcription initiation factor IIA subunit 2 has product MAYQLYRNTTLGNSLQESLDELIQVTLVGSLNTYRFCDNVWTFVLNDVEFREVTDLVKVDKVKIVACDGKSESTQNKNDK; this is encoded by the exons atgGCCTACCAGCTGTACAGGAACACGACTCTGGGAAACAGCCTCCAGGAGAGTCTGGACGAGCTCATACAGGTGACACTAGTC GGCTCTCTGAACACGTACAGGTTCTGCGACAACGTGTGGACGTTCGTCCTCAACGACGTGGAGTTCAGGGAGGTGACGGACCTCGTCAAGGTGGACAAAGTTAAGATCGTGGCGTGTGACGGAAAGAGCGAGTCGACCCAGAACAAGAACGATAAGTAG